In the genome of Bradyrhizobium sp. CIAT3101, one region contains:
- a CDS encoding NAD(P)/FAD-dependent oxidoreductase, with product MLDKTKDISVSAQAWLDGFERALARPDPAALDRLFVAACFWRDVLALSWNLQTIAGRDEIAQELTARAPNASPSNFKIAPNRAAPRWVTRAGTNNIEAIFSFETALGRGSGIVRLVPDTADGDRLKAWTLLTALEELKGFEEQLGTSRPRGQAYSRDFRGPNWLDLRNASRDYSDRDPTVLVVGGGQAGLAIAARLKQLQIDTLIVDRETRIGDNWRKRYHALTLHNQVQVNHMPYMPFPPSWPTYIPKDKLANWFEAYVDAMELNFWTGTEFEGGAYDEAAGRWTVTLRRADGSKRTMHPRHVVMGTGVSGIANVPDIPTLDRFKGTLLHSSRYEDGENWQGQRAIVIGTGNSGHDIAQDLYSSGAAVTLVQRSPTLVTNIEPSAQLAYATYNEGTLEDNDLIATSMPTPLAKKTHVMLTEQSKDLDKELLDGLRRVGFKLDFGEAGTGWQFKYLTRGGGYYFNVGCSNLIVDGAIKLTQFEDIDSFTADGAQMKDGTAITADLIVLSTGYKPQEYLVRKLFGDGVADRVGPVWGFGDGFELRNMYARTGQPGLWFIAGSLAQCRINSKFLALQIKAIEAGILPRGVGAA from the coding sequence ATGCTGGATAAGACGAAGGATATTTCCGTCTCCGCGCAGGCCTGGCTGGACGGGTTCGAGCGCGCGCTTGCCAGACCCGATCCTGCTGCACTCGACCGCCTGTTCGTTGCCGCGTGCTTCTGGCGTGACGTGTTGGCGCTGAGCTGGAACCTGCAAACCATCGCCGGCCGCGATGAGATCGCACAAGAACTGACTGCACGCGCGCCCAACGCGTCACCGTCCAACTTCAAGATCGCCCCGAACCGCGCGGCGCCACGCTGGGTGACACGGGCCGGCACCAACAATATCGAGGCGATCTTTAGTTTCGAAACCGCGCTCGGCCGCGGCAGCGGCATCGTGCGGCTCGTGCCCGACACCGCCGACGGCGATCGTCTGAAAGCGTGGACGCTGCTGACCGCGCTCGAGGAGCTCAAGGGCTTTGAGGAGCAGCTCGGCACCTCGCGTCCGCGGGGACAAGCCTATTCGCGCGACTTCCGAGGGCCGAACTGGCTCGACCTGCGCAACGCCTCGCGCGACTATTCCGACCGAGATCCCACCGTGCTGGTGGTCGGCGGCGGTCAGGCTGGCTTGGCGATTGCCGCACGGCTGAAGCAGTTGCAGATCGATACGCTGATCGTCGATCGCGAAACACGCATCGGCGATAATTGGCGCAAACGCTATCACGCGCTCACCCTGCACAACCAGGTGCAGGTCAATCACATGCCCTACATGCCGTTCCCGCCGAGCTGGCCGACCTATATCCCCAAGGACAAGCTCGCGAACTGGTTCGAGGCATACGTCGATGCCATGGAGCTGAACTTCTGGACCGGCACCGAGTTCGAAGGCGGCGCCTACGACGAAGCCGCAGGCCGCTGGACGGTGACGTTGCGCCGCGCCGACGGCAGCAAGCGCACCATGCATCCGCGTCATGTGGTGATGGGGACCGGCGTCAGCGGCATCGCCAACGTGCCTGATATTCCAACCCTCGATCGTTTCAAGGGCACGCTGCTGCATTCGAGCCGCTATGAGGACGGCGAGAACTGGCAAGGCCAACGCGCCATCGTCATCGGCACCGGCAACAGCGGCCATGACATCGCGCAGGACCTCTATTCCAGCGGCGCCGCGGTGACGCTGGTGCAGCGTTCGCCGACGCTGGTCACCAACATCGAGCCGTCGGCGCAGCTCGCTTACGCGACCTACAATGAGGGCACGCTCGAGGATAACGATCTGATCGCGACCTCGATGCCGACGCCGCTTGCGAAGAAGACCCATGTGATGCTGACGGAGCAGTCGAAGGATCTCGACAAGGAGCTGCTCGACGGCCTCCGCCGGGTCGGCTTCAAGCTCGACTTCGGCGAGGCCGGCACTGGCTGGCAGTTCAAGTACCTGACCCGTGGCGGCGGCTATTATTTCAACGTCGGCTGCTCCAACCTCATCGTCGACGGCGCGATCAAGCTGACGCAATTCGAGGACATCGACAGCTTCACGGCCGATGGCGCGCAGATGAAGGATGGCACGGCCATCACCGCCGATCTCATCGTGCTGTCGACCGGCTACAAGCCGCAGGAATACCTCGTGCGAAAGCTGTTCGGCGACGGGGTCGCCGACCGCGTCGGCCCGGTCTGGGGCTTTGGCGACGGCTTTGAGCTGCGCAACATGTATGCGCGCACCGGGCAGCCCGGCCTGTGGTTCATCGCCGGCAGCCTCGCGCAATGCCGGATCAACTCGAAATTCCTCGCACTGCAGATCAAGGCGATCGAGGCAGGGATTTTGCCACGTGGGGTGGGCGCCGCTTGA
- a CDS encoding dodecin encodes MPAAEKDHVYKILELVGSSESSIEDAIKNAISRASKTVREMKWFEVVQTRGHIENGAVRHYQVTLRVGFTLDG; translated from the coding sequence ATGCCCGCAGCCGAGAAGGATCATGTCTACAAGATCCTGGAACTGGTCGGATCGTCCGAGAGCTCGATCGAGGACGCGATCAAGAACGCGATCAGCCGCGCGTCCAAGACCGTGCGCGAGATGAAATGGTTCGAGGTGGTACAGACGCGCGGCCACATCGAGAACGGCGCCGTGCGTCACTACCAGGTGACGCTGCGAGTCGGGTTTACCCTCGACGGGTGA
- a CDS encoding DUF2855 family protein yields MTSTDFIVARNDLGQCKLIGTTIPDATTLPADALLVKVERFAFTANNITYAVMGDELKYWQIFPAPQGFGNIPVWGFGEVIASKHPGVAVGERLFGYFPMATHLVIEAADVSKRALRDGAEHRKQVSPVYNLYSRVTDDPAFAGHRGDLQALLRPLFMLSFLVDDFLAENDDFGASSVLLSSASSKTAFGLAHLLHSRGRKVIGLTSAGNAAFVGSLPCYDEVITYDRVSALAPDVPVAFVDMAGSSALRTELHRHFRDQMKCSVRVGLTHRATDADEAALPGAKPRWFFAPDHIRKRAKDWGPGGIEQRFGAAWSGFAPMLERCLSVVESCGPEAVRQVYLDTLKGRIPPEQGHMLSLLG; encoded by the coding sequence ATGACATCGACCGACTTCATCGTTGCGCGCAACGATCTCGGACAATGCAAGCTGATCGGGACCACCATTCCGGATGCAACCACACTCCCGGCCGATGCGCTTTTGGTGAAAGTCGAGCGCTTCGCCTTCACCGCCAACAACATCACCTATGCCGTGATGGGCGACGAGCTGAAATACTGGCAAATCTTTCCGGCCCCACAGGGCTTCGGCAACATCCCGGTGTGGGGCTTTGGCGAGGTGATCGCCTCGAAACATCCCGGCGTCGCGGTCGGCGAGCGGCTGTTCGGCTATTTCCCGATGGCGACCCATCTCGTCATCGAGGCCGCCGACGTCAGCAAGCGCGCTCTTCGTGACGGCGCCGAGCATCGCAAGCAGGTCTCGCCCGTCTACAATCTCTATTCCCGTGTCACCGACGACCCCGCCTTTGCGGGACATCGGGGCGATCTTCAGGCGCTGCTGCGGCCGCTGTTCATGCTGTCGTTCCTTGTCGACGACTTCCTCGCCGAGAACGACGACTTTGGCGCGAGCAGCGTGCTGCTCTCCAGCGCCTCCAGCAAGACCGCGTTCGGGCTTGCGCATCTCCTGCATAGCCGCGGCCGCAAGGTGATCGGGCTGACTTCGGCCGGCAACGCCGCCTTCGTCGGCTCGCTTCCTTGCTATGACGAGGTCATCACCTATGATCGCGTCAGTGCACTGGCGCCCGATGTACCCGTCGCCTTCGTCGACATGGCCGGCAGCAGCGCGCTGCGAACCGAGTTGCACCGACATTTCCGCGACCAGATGAAGTGCTCCGTGCGCGTCGGTTTGACGCATCGCGCCACCGATGCCGACGAAGCCGCGCTGCCCGGCGCGAAGCCGCGCTGGTTCTTCGCACCCGACCACATCCGCAAGCGGGCGAAGGATTGGGGTCCCGGCGGCATCGAGCAGCGCTTTGGCGCAGCATGGTCCGGTTTCGCACCGATGCTGGAGCGATGCCTGAGTGTCGTCGAAAGCTGCGGGCCCGAGGCGGTACGGCAAGTCTATCTCGACACGCTGAAGGGGCGCATTCCCCCTGAGCAGGGCCACATGCTCTCGCTGCTCGGGTAA
- a CDS encoding DNA-3-methyladenine glycosylase: MTIHLETQSDLEEAVHALVKRDPRLKPVLAVAGMPALRRREPGFAGLAHIVCGQQLSTASAAAIWGRLSAAFDPFDHEAVRRARTDRLGRLGLSAAKIKTLKHLARELTAQRLNLDVLAEEDAEAAHHTLIALPGIGPWTADVYLLFCLGHGDAWPAGDIAVQEGIKIGLGLSARPTEKQMAPIAEPWRPLRGAAAHLWWSYYRAVKKREGVIAGEVNAVSNNVAVAKRPRVKEKIPARKKPGPSP; the protein is encoded by the coding sequence ATGACAATCCACCTCGAAACCCAGTCCGATCTCGAAGAGGCCGTCCACGCGCTGGTCAAGCGCGATCCGCGGCTCAAACCCGTGCTCGCGGTCGCGGGCATGCCGGCATTGCGGCGGCGTGAGCCGGGGTTTGCCGGGCTCGCCCATATCGTCTGCGGACAGCAGCTTTCGACCGCGAGCGCGGCTGCGATCTGGGGGCGGTTGTCCGCGGCCTTCGATCCATTCGACCACGAGGCCGTGCGCCGCGCCCGCACCGACCGGCTGGGACGGCTCGGCCTGTCGGCCGCCAAGATCAAGACGCTGAAACATCTCGCGCGTGAGCTCACCGCGCAGCGGCTGAACCTCGACGTGCTCGCGGAGGAGGATGCCGAGGCTGCGCACCACACGCTGATTGCACTGCCGGGCATCGGGCCGTGGACAGCCGATGTTTATCTGCTGTTCTGCCTCGGTCACGGCGATGCCTGGCCGGCCGGCGATATCGCCGTGCAAGAGGGCATCAAGATTGGCCTCGGCCTTTCGGCACGGCCGACGGAAAAGCAGATGGCACCGATCGCCGAGCCCTGGCGTCCGTTGCGTGGTGCTGCCGCGCATCTGTGGTGGAGCTATTATCGCGCGGTGAAGAAGCGCGAGGGTGTCATCGCTGGCGAAGTAAACGCCGTTTCAAACAATGTTGCTGTTGCAAAGCGCCCGCGGGTGAAAGAGAAGATCCCGGCACGGAAAAAGCCGGGACCCTCGCCATGA
- a CDS encoding glycosyltransferase family 87 protein, producing the protein MLAETLESVRSSPSKRTLYVRVVVAALAAILVLKIYWFVRWGFWHDQQVPDFAAFHLVAQRIWLGDLDLTYQFSLFMKMQASLSGGASGFMPWTYPPQFDLLLAPLAFLPTWAAYALFTGTTLAAYLMTLRKLAGEYFAQVLVILFPAIAITIGCGQNGLLTGALIGLICVHAERRQVLAGLALGAMVIKPHLAVAISLYLLATRQWATIAVAAALVLVSSLACTLAFGPQIWLAWLGAIRESASFLEQGSYPLFRMISSYAALYNFGVPASGAFWGQIAIAGLALSAVALGIARRMPPSFTLGVAALVSVMISPYAYDYDLPIAGIGLALVLPYLPKVANPRERSVMYALIMLAGAYGLLQSTNLASSFDEHFKPAIAGAALMVLLAMLLRIMWRDAPPVTAAELGAPAGALE; encoded by the coding sequence ATGCTTGCCGAAACGCTGGAGTCTGTTCGATCGTCGCCGTCGAAACGCACGCTCTATGTGCGCGTCGTCGTCGCGGCACTGGCGGCAATCCTCGTGCTCAAGATCTACTGGTTTGTCCGGTGGGGTTTCTGGCACGACCAGCAGGTGCCCGATTTCGCGGCGTTTCATCTCGTCGCACAGCGGATCTGGCTCGGCGATCTCGACCTGACCTACCAGTTCTCATTGTTCATGAAGATGCAGGCGAGCCTGTCGGGCGGCGCGAGCGGCTTCATGCCCTGGACGTACCCGCCCCAGTTCGACCTGCTGCTCGCCCCGCTCGCCTTCCTTCCGACCTGGGCCGCCTACGCCTTGTTCACCGGCACGACGCTCGCGGCTTACTTGATGACACTGCGCAAGCTCGCCGGAGAATACTTTGCCCAGGTCCTCGTCATCCTGTTTCCGGCGATCGCGATCACGATCGGCTGCGGGCAAAATGGATTACTCACGGGTGCGCTGATCGGGCTCATCTGCGTCCATGCCGAGAGGCGCCAGGTGCTCGCGGGCCTCGCGCTCGGCGCCATGGTCATCAAGCCGCATCTCGCCGTCGCCATCAGCCTCTATCTGCTGGCGACGCGGCAATGGGCGACGATCGCCGTCGCAGCCGCGCTCGTGCTCGTGAGCTCGCTTGCGTGCACGCTGGCCTTCGGGCCGCAGATCTGGCTCGCCTGGCTCGGTGCGATCAGGGAGTCGGCGAGCTTTCTGGAGCAGGGCTCGTACCCCCTGTTCCGCATGATCTCCAGCTACGCCGCGCTGTACAATTTCGGCGTCCCGGCAAGTGGCGCGTTCTGGGGCCAGATCGCCATAGCCGGCCTTGCGCTCAGTGCCGTCGCACTTGGCATCGCTCGCCGGATGCCCCCTTCGTTCACGCTCGGCGTCGCCGCGCTGGTCTCCGTGATGATCAGCCCGTACGCCTATGATTACGACCTGCCCATCGCCGGGATTGGTCTGGCACTGGTCCTTCCATATCTCCCCAAAGTGGCGAACCCGCGCGAGCGCAGCGTGATGTACGCTCTCATCATGCTGGCCGGCGCCTACGGCTTGCTGCAATCGACGAACCTCGCCTCCAGCTTCGACGAGCACTTCAAGCCGGCGATCGCCGGTGCCGCACTGATGGTCCTGCTGGCGATGCTGCTGCGGATAATGTGGCGCGATGCGCCGCCGGTTACCGCTGCCGAACTCGGCGCACCGGCAGGCGCGCTCGAATAG
- the gluQRS gene encoding tRNA glutamyl-Q(34) synthetase GluQRS codes for MPPPVFRFAPSPNGYLHLGHAYSALLNFDRARKTGGRLLLRIEDIDATRCRPEFETAIYEDLAWLGIGWEMPVRRQSEHLAEYRAALEKLSALGLVYPAFESRAEIAKLVAAREAGGPWPRDPDGAPLHPGEAKALAADERSRLIDTGAPYALRLDMTAASRRVTGLSWNELGEGPDGERGTVAARPEAWGDVILARKETPTSYHLSVVVDDALQGVTEIVRGQDLFHATSVHRLLQALLGLPEPAYRHHALIRGADGRKLSKSDRSTGLRELRAAGHSPADIRRSVGLG; via the coding sequence ATGCCGCCACCCGTTTTCCGATTTGCCCCCAGCCCGAACGGCTATCTGCATCTTGGCCACGCCTACTCGGCGCTGCTCAATTTCGATCGCGCGCGCAAAACCGGCGGGCGGCTGTTGCTGCGGATCGAGGACATCGACGCGACGCGTTGCCGGCCGGAGTTCGAGACGGCGATCTACGAAGACCTCGCCTGGCTGGGGATCGGCTGGGAGATGCCGGTGCGGCGGCAGTCGGAGCATCTCGCCGAATACCGCGCTGCGCTGGAGAAGCTCTCTGCGCTCGGCCTCGTCTATCCCGCCTTCGAAAGCCGTGCCGAGATCGCAAAGCTTGTGGCTGCGCGCGAGGCCGGTGGACCATGGCCGCGCGATCCCGATGGCGCGCCGCTCCATCCCGGCGAGGCGAAAGCGCTGGCGGCCGACGAGCGGTCGCGTCTGATCGATACCGGCGCGCCTTATGCGCTGCGGCTCGACATGACCGCCGCCAGCCGGCGCGTCACCGGCCTGAGTTGGAACGAGTTGGGCGAGGGCCCTGATGGCGAGCGCGGCACGGTCGCCGCGCGGCCCGAGGCGTGGGGCGACGTGATCCTGGCCCGCAAGGAGACCCCGACCAGCTACCATCTGTCCGTGGTGGTCGACGACGCGCTTCAGGGCGTGACCGAGATCGTGCGCGGCCAGGATCTGTTTCACGCCACCTCGGTCCACCGCCTGCTCCAGGCCTTGCTCGGCCTGCCGGAGCCCGCCTATCGCCACCACGCCCTGATTCGCGGCGCCGATGGGCGGAAGCTGTCGAAATCGGACCGCTCGACCGGCCTGCGGGAGTTGCGCGCTGCAGGTCACTCGCCTGCCGATATCCGCAGGTCCGTGGGATTAGGCTAA
- a CDS encoding ATP-binding protein — translation MAAKTRSARTTRKSRQPPRKRSGAAGRLRERGTKAVAPDVIQAALAAFAHEVRTPLTGILAISDLLSTSDLGERERRWADTIKAGAEHLANLATLFVDAAKTGKGAGGSTLRQDLFDLRALARSTGDSLAGRAAAKGLQAEVEISDKLAGLVVGDPVRLRAALENLIDNAVKFTDQGGVAMSAMPWRPAKDKASGKARDKDKRRVGVAFSVSDSGIGLTMAEIKRLFRPFSQANVTIASRFGGAGLGLSSVKQLARAMGGDIVVAPRRGGGATFTLTVSLDAAGPAKSRKPGRGEADALAALRVLSVEDNPFGRVVLNTILTELGHHAEFIGRGEDAVNRLAQGGFDAVLMDMVLPGIDGVEAIRRIRTMQAPLARIPIIGVSGRGEDEAASREAGADAFLVKPVSPRALATALLEAKRREEVAT, via the coding sequence ATGGCGGCGAAAACGCGCTCAGCGCGCACCACGCGAAAGTCCAGGCAACCGCCTCGGAAGCGGTCCGGGGCAGCCGGGAGGTTGCGCGAGCGCGGCACCAAGGCCGTTGCCCCTGACGTGATCCAGGCGGCGCTTGCAGCCTTTGCCCACGAGGTCCGCACCCCCCTGACCGGCATTCTCGCGATCAGCGATCTGCTGTCGACCTCCGATCTCGGCGAGCGGGAGCGGCGCTGGGCCGACACCATCAAAGCCGGTGCCGAGCATCTGGCGAACCTTGCCACGCTGTTCGTCGATGCCGCCAAGACCGGCAAGGGTGCGGGCGGCAGCACGTTGCGGCAGGATCTGTTCGATCTGCGGGCGCTCGCCCGCAGCACCGGCGATTCGCTGGCCGGCCGCGCTGCCGCCAAGGGGCTCCAGGCCGAGGTCGAGATCTCCGACAAGCTGGCGGGCCTCGTGGTCGGCGATCCCGTCCGCCTGCGCGCCGCGCTCGAGAACCTGATCGACAATGCGGTGAAATTCACCGACCAGGGCGGCGTAGCGATGTCGGCTATGCCCTGGCGTCCCGCCAAGGACAAAGCAAGCGGCAAAGCCAGGGATAAGGACAAGCGCCGGGTCGGCGTCGCCTTCTCGGTGTCCGACAGCGGCATCGGCCTGACCATGGCCGAGATCAAGCGGCTGTTCCGCCCGTTCAGCCAGGCCAATGTCACCATCGCCTCGCGCTTCGGCGGCGCCGGGCTCGGTCTGTCTTCGGTGAAGCAACTGGCGCGCGCGATGGGCGGCGACATCGTGGTTGCGCCGCGGCGCGGCGGTGGCGCCACCTTCACGCTGACCGTCTCTCTCGATGCGGCGGGGCCGGCGAAATCCCGCAAGCCGGGCCGCGGCGAGGCGGATGCGCTGGCGGCGCTGCGCGTGCTGAGCGTCGAAGATAATCCATTTGGCCGTGTCGTGCTCAACACCATTCTGACCGAGCTCGGCCATCATGCCGAGTTCATCGGGCGCGGCGAGGACGCCGTGAACCGGCTCGCGCAAGGCGGCTTCGATGCGGTGTTGATGGACATGGTGTTGCCGGGCATCGACGGCGTCGAGGCGATCCGGCGGATCCGCACAATGCAGGCGCCGCTGGCTCGGATCCCGATCATCGGCGTGTCCGGCCGCGGCGAGGACGAGGCGGCGTCGCGCGAGGCCGGCGCCGACGCCTTCCTGGTCAAGCCTGTGTCCCCGCGGGCCTTAGCGACTGCGCTGCTTGAAGCGAAACGCCGTGAGGAAGTCGCGACTTGA
- a CDS encoding tripartite tricarboxylate transporter substrate-binding protein: MRGWFAKLLAAVLGTAPIGSAAAEDYPTRPITMIVPFPAGGATDTLARFLGERLNIVLKQPVVIENVGGAAGSLGVGRAVRASPDGYTLSIGTSTTHMLTGGLYALPFDLLRDLDPVILIGSEPLLIVGRKDLPADDLRQLIAWLKANPDKASVGIAGVGATGHLAGIALQKETGAKFQFVPYRGNGPAMQDLVAGQIDAMIEPASNFKALVGAGSIKTFAVTSKARSPSWPSIPTADEAGLSGYSASLWYGLWVPKGTSKDITAKLNAAMVQILASPQLKQRFAELGIQVSPLVQQSPDALRAYQKEEADRWWPIIKASGIKVE; encoded by the coding sequence ATGCGAGGCTGGTTCGCCAAGCTGCTCGCAGCCGTGCTCGGCACGGCGCCGATTGGCTCCGCCGCGGCTGAGGATTATCCGACGCGCCCCATCACCATGATCGTGCCGTTCCCGGCCGGTGGGGCGACCGACACGTTGGCGCGGTTCCTCGGCGAGCGCTTGAACATCGTGCTGAAACAGCCGGTCGTGATCGAGAATGTCGGCGGTGCGGCCGGCTCGCTCGGTGTCGGTCGTGCGGTGCGTGCCAGCCCCGACGGCTACACGCTGTCGATCGGAACCTCGACCACGCACATGCTGACCGGCGGGCTCTATGCGCTGCCGTTCGATCTGCTGCGCGACCTCGATCCGGTGATCCTGATCGGCAGCGAGCCGCTGCTGATCGTCGGACGCAAGGATCTGCCGGCGGATGATCTCAGACAATTGATCGCGTGGCTGAAGGCCAATCCGGACAAGGCGTCGGTCGGCATCGCCGGCGTCGGCGCCACCGGTCATCTCGCCGGCATCGCGCTCCAGAAGGAGACCGGTGCGAAATTCCAATTCGTGCCCTACCGCGGCAACGGCCCCGCGATGCAGGACCTCGTCGCCGGCCAGATCGACGCGATGATCGAGCCGGCTTCGAACTTCAAGGCGCTGGTCGGCGCCGGCAGCATCAAAACCTTCGCGGTCACCAGCAAGGCGCGCTCTCCATCCTGGCCGAGCATCCCGACCGCGGATGAAGCAGGTCTGTCAGGCTACTCCGCTTCGCTGTGGTACGGCCTGTGGGTGCCGAAGGGCACGTCGAAGGACATCACCGCAAAGCTCAATGCCGCCATGGTGCAGATCCTGGCGAGCCCGCAGCTGAAGCAGCGCTTTGCCGAACTCGGCATCCAGGTCTCGCCGCTCGTGCAGCAGTCACCGGACGCGCTGCGCGCCTACCAGAAGGAGGAGGCGGACCGCTGGTGGCCGATCATCAAGGCGTCGGGGATCAAGGTGGAGTAG
- a CDS encoding HNH endonuclease produces the protein MNAHVSQGSWPVLVLNADFRPLSYYPLSLWSWQDAIKAVFLDRVNIVAHYDQAVHSPTLQMQLPSVVSLKSFVKPTTHPAFTRFNVFLRDRFACQYCGSPEDLTFDHIIPRSKGGQTTWENVVAACSPCNLRKGNLTPAQAKMFPRQSAFAPTVHQLHRNGRLFPPNYLHDSWLDYLYWDTELDP, from the coding sequence TTGAACGCACATGTCTCGCAAGGCAGTTGGCCGGTGCTGGTCCTCAACGCGGACTTTCGGCCGCTGAGTTACTACCCACTGTCTCTGTGGTCGTGGCAGGACGCGATCAAGGCGGTGTTTCTCGATCGCGTCAACATCGTAGCGCATTACGATCAGGCGGTTCACAGTCCCACGCTGCAAATGCAGCTACCGAGCGTGGTCTCGCTCAAATCCTTCGTCAAGCCGACCACCCACCCCGCCTTCACCCGGTTCAACGTCTTCCTGCGCGATCGTTTCGCCTGCCAATATTGCGGCTCGCCGGAAGACCTCACCTTCGATCACATCATCCCGCGCAGCAAAGGCGGCCAGACCACCTGGGAAAACGTGGTTGCGGCATGTTCGCCCTGTAACCTGCGCAAGGGCAACCTCACGCCGGCGCAAGCCAAGATGTTTCCGCGCCAGAGTGCGTTCGCCCCGACCGTGCACCAGCTCCACCGCAACGGCCGCCTGTTCCCGCCGAACTATCTGCACGACAGCTGGCTGGACTATCTCTACTGGGATACGGAGCTGGATCCGTAG
- a CDS encoding YihY/virulence factor BrkB family protein: MKVIRTVYIVVEDAFYTFLADDGWAISSHIALSTLMALFPFLIVLTSLAGFFGSKELADQAAGLMLEVWPKQVADSLSGEIHDVLTTTRTGVLTIGAVLSVYFASNGVEALRVALNRAYAVVEMRRWYWLRLESIGYTLVAAFTALAMAFLIVLGPLFIEAARRHIPLFVESNESILTWLRYGITIGALVVALLILHAWLPAGRRSFFQILPGIVFTIVASLISGIVFGQYLARFANNYVTMYAGLASVIIALVFLYFIAAIFVFGGELNAAIIKSRLPHGVSLQAAQSLRPAGTQA, encoded by the coding sequence GTGAAGGTCATACGCACCGTCTATATCGTCGTTGAGGACGCCTTCTACACGTTCCTGGCCGACGACGGCTGGGCGATCTCGAGCCACATTGCGCTGTCGACGCTGATGGCGCTGTTCCCGTTCCTCATCGTGCTGACCTCGCTGGCCGGCTTCTTCGGCTCCAAGGAGCTCGCCGACCAGGCGGCCGGGCTGATGCTCGAGGTCTGGCCGAAGCAGGTGGCGGATTCACTGTCCGGCGAGATCCACGACGTGCTGACCACCACCCGCACCGGCGTGCTGACGATCGGCGCGGTGCTGTCGGTCTATTTCGCGTCCAACGGCGTCGAGGCGCTGCGGGTGGCGCTGAACCGCGCCTACGCGGTGGTCGAGATGCGGCGCTGGTACTGGCTGCGGCTGGAATCGATCGGCTACACGCTGGTCGCGGCCTTCACCGCGCTCGCCATGGCGTTCCTGATCGTGCTCGGCCCGCTCTTCATCGAGGCGGCGCGGCGCCATATTCCGCTGTTCGTCGAATCCAACGAGAGCATCCTCACCTGGCTGCGCTACGGCATCACCATCGGCGCGCTGGTGGTGGCGCTGCTTATCCTGCACGCCTGGCTGCCGGCAGGACGGCGCAGCTTCTTCCAGATCCTGCCCGGCATCGTCTTCACCATCGTGGCCTCGCTGATCTCGGGCATCGTGTTCGGACAATACCTGGCGCGCTTCGCCAACAATTACGTGACGATGTATGCGGGCTTGGCCTCGGTGATCATCGCGCTGGTGTTTCTGTATTTCATCGCCGCGATCTTCGTGTTCGGCGGCGAGCTCAACGCCGCGATCATCAAGTCGCGACTTCCTCACGGCGTTTCGCTTCAAGCAGCGCAGTCGCTAAGGCCCGCGGGGACACAGGCTTGA
- a CDS encoding peptidyl-alpha-hydroxyglycine alpha-amidating lyase family protein yields the protein MPAILGAGEHRYRVVENFAKLPDGWRLTDVASVAVDSKDRVYVFNRGEHPMVVLDREGNFLRSFGEGLFSRAHGLHIDADDNLYCTDDGDHTVRKCTTDGKVLLTIGIPAKPTPFMSGEPFHRCTHTALSPKGEIYVSDGYGNARVHKYTPDGKLIKSWGEPGTDPGQFNIVHNIATDADGWVYVADRENHRVQVFNGEGKYETQWNNLHRPCALCCCGGGKNPTFVIGELGPGLAVNRKVPNLGPRLSIVDATGKRIARLGGEDGPGVASGKFLAPHGIALDSKGDIYVGEVGVTDWKTSFPDEEMPAVVRATRCLQKLERVRE from the coding sequence ATGCCAGCCATTCTCGGTGCCGGCGAGCACCGCTATCGTGTCGTCGAAAATTTCGCAAAGCTTCCGGACGGCTGGCGGCTGACCGACGTCGCGTCCGTGGCGGTCGACAGCAAGGACCGGGTCTACGTCTTCAACCGCGGTGAGCATCCGATGGTCGTGCTGGACCGCGAGGGCAATTTCCTTCGCAGTTTTGGCGAGGGCCTGTTCTCCCGTGCCCACGGCCTGCACATCGACGCCGACGATAATCTCTACTGCACCGATGACGGCGACCACACCGTGCGCAAATGCACGACCGACGGCAAGGTGCTGCTGACGATCGGCATCCCGGCGAAGCCTACCCCCTTCATGAGCGGTGAGCCGTTCCACCGCTGCACCCACACCGCGTTGTCGCCGAAGGGCGAGATCTACGTCTCCGACGGCTATGGCAATGCGCGCGTGCACAAATACACGCCCGACGGCAAGCTCATCAAAAGCTGGGGCGAACCCGGCACCGATCCCGGCCAGTTCAACATCGTGCACAACATCGCCACCGACGCCGATGGCTGGGTCTACGTCGCCGATCGCGAGAATCATCGCGTGCAGGTGTTCAACGGCGAGGGCAAATACGAGACGCAGTGGAACAATCTGCACCGCCCTTGCGCGCTGTGCTGTTGCGGCGGGGGCAAGAACCCGACCTTCGTCATCGGCGAGCTCGGCCCCGGCCTGGCCGTCAACCGCAAGGTGCCCAATCTTGGTCCGCGCCTGTCGATCGTGGACGCCACTGGAAAGCGCATCGCGCGGCTCGGCGGCGAGGACGGCCCGGGTGTCGCTAGCGGCAAGTTTCTGGCACCACATGGCATCGCGCTGGATTCGAAGGGTGACATCTATGTCGGCGAAGTCGGCGTCACCGACTGGAAGACGAGCTTTCCGGACGAGGAGATGCCGGCCGTCGTGCGCGCGACGCGTTGCCTGCAGAAGCTGGAACGGGTGCGGGAGTAG